Proteins encoded in a region of the Streptomyces sp. NBC_00513 genome:
- the truA gene encoding tRNA pseudouridine(38-40) synthase TruA → MSDEVEPGHVRVRLDLSYDGKDFSGWAKQRVLRTVQGELESALKTVMRLSEPVELTVAGRTDAGVHARGQVAQFDLAEEVWAEHHDKLLRRLAGRLPHDVRVWRAAEAPEGFNARFSAIWRRYAYRVGDHQAGVDPLRRGHVLWHQWPLDVDAMNEASVPLLGEHDFAAYCKKREGATTIRTLQQLSWERGEDGIVTATVRADAFCHNMVRSLVGALLHVGDGHRPTDWPGTVLAAAVRDSSVHVVKPHGLTLEEVGYPADELLAARSKEARNLRTLPGAGCC, encoded by the coding sequence GTGAGTGACGAGGTGGAGCCCGGGCACGTCCGGGTGCGGCTGGACCTGTCGTACGACGGCAAGGACTTCTCCGGCTGGGCGAAGCAGCGCGTGCTGCGGACCGTGCAGGGCGAGCTGGAGTCGGCCCTGAAGACCGTGATGCGGCTGTCCGAGCCCGTCGAGCTGACCGTGGCCGGGCGCACGGACGCCGGTGTGCACGCCCGCGGACAGGTCGCGCAGTTCGACCTGGCCGAGGAGGTGTGGGCCGAGCACCACGACAAGCTGCTGCGCAGGCTCGCCGGGCGGCTGCCGCACGACGTCCGGGTGTGGCGGGCCGCCGAGGCCCCCGAGGGCTTCAACGCCCGCTTCTCGGCGATCTGGCGCCGGTACGCCTACCGCGTCGGCGACCACCAGGCCGGCGTGGACCCGCTGCGCCGCGGGCACGTGCTGTGGCACCAGTGGCCGCTGGACGTGGACGCCATGAACGAGGCCTCCGTCCCGCTGCTCGGGGAGCACGACTTCGCCGCGTACTGCAAGAAGCGCGAGGGGGCCACGACCATCCGCACGCTCCAGCAGCTCTCCTGGGAGCGCGGCGAGGACGGGATCGTCACCGCGACCGTCCGGGCCGACGCCTTCTGCCACAACATGGTCCGCTCGCTGGTGGGGGCCCTGCTGCACGTCGGCGACGGCCACCGGCCGACCGACTGGCCGGGCACGGTGCTGGCCGCCGCCGTACGGGATTCCTCGGTGCACGTGGTGAAGCCGCACGGGCTCACCCTGGAGGAGGTCGGCTACCCGGCCGACGAGCTGCTGGCCGCCCGCAGCAAGGAGGCGCGGAACCTGCGCACCCTTCCCGGGGCCGGCTGCTGCTGA
- a CDS encoding ABC-F family ATP-binding cassette domain-containing protein produces the protein MPGMGHLEVNHLEYYLPDGRVLLPDVSFRVGEGSVVSLVGANGAGKTTLLKLISGDLQPHGGGVTVSGGLGVMSQFVGSVRDETTVRDLLVSVAQPRLREAAKAVDRAEQLILTVDDEAAQMAYAQALSDWADVQGYEAETLWDVCTMAALAIPYDSAQFREVRTLSGGEQKRLVLEALLRGPDEVLLLDEPDNYLDVPGKRWLEEQLKATRKTVLFVSHDRELLTQAAQKIISLEASPTGSDVWVHGAGFGTYHEARKERFARFEELKRRWDEEHARLRALVLRLRNQAASSPDMASRYRAMQTRFQKFEEAGPPPEPPREQDIRMRLKGGRTGVRALTVENLELTGLMKPFSLEVFYGERVAVLGSNGSGKSHFLRLLAGEDVKHTGTWKLGARVLPGHFAQTHAHPELFGRTLVDILWTEAAKPLGAAMGALRRYELERQADQPFEKLSGGQQARFQILLLELAGTTALLLDEPTDNLDLESAEALQDGLESYDGTVLCVTHDRWFARTFDRYLVFGSDGVVRETQEPVWDERRVERKR, from the coding sequence ATGCCCGGCATGGGACATCTCGAAGTCAACCACCTGGAGTACTACCTTCCCGACGGGCGGGTCCTGCTCCCCGACGTCTCCTTCCGTGTGGGGGAGGGCTCGGTGGTGTCCCTGGTGGGGGCGAACGGCGCCGGAAAGACCACGCTGCTGAAGCTGATCTCCGGGGACCTCCAGCCGCACGGCGGCGGGGTCACCGTGAGCGGCGGGCTCGGCGTGATGTCGCAGTTCGTGGGCTCCGTCCGCGACGAGACGACCGTGCGCGACCTGCTGGTATCGGTGGCGCAGCCGCGGCTGCGGGAGGCCGCGAAGGCAGTGGACCGGGCCGAGCAGCTGATCCTCACGGTGGACGACGAGGCCGCGCAGATGGCGTACGCGCAGGCGCTCAGCGACTGGGCCGACGTCCAGGGCTACGAGGCGGAGACCCTGTGGGACGTCTGCACCATGGCCGCGCTGGCGATCCCGTACGACAGCGCGCAGTTCCGCGAGGTGCGCACGCTGTCGGGCGGTGAGCAGAAGCGGCTGGTCCTGGAGGCGCTGCTGCGCGGGCCGGACGAGGTGCTGCTGCTCGACGAGCCGGACAACTACCTGGACGTCCCGGGCAAGCGCTGGCTGGAGGAGCAGCTGAAGGCCACGCGCAAGACGGTGCTGTTCGTCAGCCACGACCGGGAACTGCTCACCCAGGCCGCCCAGAAGATCATCAGCCTGGAGGCGAGCCCGACCGGCAGCGACGTGTGGGTGCACGGCGCGGGCTTCGGGACGTACCACGAGGCCCGCAAGGAGCGCTTCGCGCGCTTCGAGGAGCTCAAGCGGCGCTGGGACGAGGAGCACGCCCGGCTGCGGGCCCTGGTGCTGCGGCTGCGCAACCAGGCGGCCTCCAGCCCCGACATGGCCTCGCGGTACCGGGCGATGCAGACCCGCTTCCAGAAGTTCGAGGAGGCCGGTCCGCCGCCGGAGCCGCCGCGCGAACAGGACATCCGGATGCGGCTCAAGGGCGGGCGTACGGGCGTGCGCGCGCTGACCGTGGAGAACCTGGAGCTCACGGGGCTGATGAAGCCCTTCTCGCTGGAGGTGTTCTACGGCGAGCGGGTCGCGGTGCTCGGCTCGAACGGTTCCGGGAAGTCGCACTTCCTGCGGCTCCTCGCGGGCGAGGACGTCAAGCACACGGGCACCTGGAAGCTGGGCGCCCGGGTGCTGCCGGGCCACTTCGCGCAGACCCACGCGCACCCCGAGCTCTTCGGGCGGACCCTCGTCGACATCCTGTGGACGGAGGCGGCGAAGCCGCTCGGCGCGGCGATGGGCGCCCTGCGCCGCTACGAGCTGGAGCGTCAGGCCGACCAGCCCTTCGAGAAGCTCTCGGGCGGGCAGCAGGCGCGCTTCCAGATCCTGCTGCTCGAACTGGCCGGCACCACGGCGCTGCTGCTGGACGAGCCGACGGACAACCTCGACCTGGAGTCGGCGGAGGCCCTCCAGGACGGCCTGGAGTCGTACGACGGCACTGTGTTGTGCGTCACGCACGACCGCTGGTTCGCGCGCACATTTGACCGTTATCTGGTCTTCGGTTCGGACGGTGTCGTGCGGGAGACTCAGGAGCCCGTGTGGGACGAGCGACGGGTCGAGCGGAAGCGCTGA
- a CDS encoding glycosyltransferase family 87 protein has protein sequence MRRDSRRGAGAPAPGGGRLAWLLRPAPRSLWAVSLAIVLTIAVSTSLRENWGSDNAFVVKAADALLNGVSPYEDKRFLYLPSAVLMAVPEALLPTWALRWLLPLGMSGLIGVGWWAALRLFAVPVTSRFAIGGFGLFALAYKPYLNLVLIGNWTAISAAALPVALLLAHRRSWAAAGLVVGLAIACKPMLVPIGVLFLLARQWRGLAAAVLTPVALSLLGALMMPSPTLFFTKTLPFLLQGQDEYALPWDASPIAVLPRLGVPGVFAVLVASAGAAGGLWAAWVRWRRTDDVDDGELRLVETACMVMLAAFLVSRPSFDHYLLVVLPLLLVSGVRAGSTPRSPWFWAALVPQLAGVPWPTELARKRRAFRDCATLCGLAIVLARRGPRSDRVTLDPVTTAGSPPRTEPECAAKSRESASRTAF, from the coding sequence GTGAGGCGGGATTCCCGACGTGGCGCGGGGGCGCCCGCGCCCGGGGGCGGGCGGCTCGCCTGGCTGCTCCGGCCGGCGCCGCGGTCCCTGTGGGCGGTCTCCCTCGCGATCGTGCTGACGATCGCGGTCTCGACGAGCCTGCGGGAGAACTGGGGCTCCGACAACGCCTTCGTGGTCAAGGCCGCGGACGCGCTCCTGAACGGTGTGTCCCCGTACGAGGACAAGCGGTTCCTGTACCTGCCGAGCGCGGTCCTCATGGCGGTGCCGGAGGCGCTGCTGCCGACGTGGGCGCTGCGCTGGCTGCTGCCCCTGGGGATGTCGGGACTGATCGGCGTCGGGTGGTGGGCCGCGCTGCGGCTGTTCGCGGTACCGGTGACCTCGCGGTTCGCGATCGGCGGCTTCGGGCTCTTCGCCCTGGCCTACAAGCCGTACCTGAACCTGGTCCTGATCGGGAACTGGACGGCGATCTCGGCGGCCGCCCTGCCGGTGGCGCTGCTGCTGGCGCACCGGCGTTCGTGGGCGGCGGCCGGGCTGGTGGTGGGCCTGGCCATCGCCTGCAAGCCGATGCTGGTGCCGATCGGCGTGCTGTTCCTGCTGGCCCGGCAGTGGCGGGGGCTGGCCGCGGCGGTGCTGACGCCGGTGGCGTTGTCGCTGCTGGGGGCGCTGATGATGCCGAGTCCGACGCTGTTCTTCACCAAGACGCTGCCGTTCCTGCTCCAGGGACAGGACGAGTACGCCCTGCCGTGGGACGCCTCCCCGATCGCGGTGCTGCCGCGGCTGGGGGTGCCGGGGGTGTTCGCGGTGCTGGTGGCGTCCGCGGGGGCGGCGGGCGGCCTGTGGGCGGCCTGGGTCCGCTGGCGGCGTACCGACGACGTCGACGACGGGGAACTGAGGCTGGTCGAGACGGCCTGCATGGTGATGCTCGCCGCATTCCTGGTGTCGCGGCCCTCCTTCGACCACTACCTCCTGGTGGTGCTTCCGCTGCTGCTGGTGTCGGGGGTCCGGGCCGGTTCGACGCCGCGCTCGCCCTGGTTCTGGGCGGCGCTGGTGCCGCAGTTGGCGGGGGTTCCGTGGCCCACCGAGCTGGCCCGCAAGAGGCGTGCGTTCCGTGACTGCGCGACGCTGTGCGGGCTAGCGATCGTGCTCGCGCGTCGTGGACCGCGCTCCGATCGGGTTACTCTGGACCCGGTAACAACTGCGGGGTCCCCACCCAGGACCGAACCGGAGTGCGCCGCGAAGTCGAGAGAGTCGGCATCGCGGACCGCGTTTTGA
- the rplM gene encoding 50S ribosomal protein L13 encodes MRTFSPKPGDISRQWLVIDAQDVVLGRLATQAAALLRGKHKPTYAPHMDMGDFVIIVNADKVHLSGNKATQKMAYRHSGFPGGLRSVRYDDLLANNPEKAVEKAIKGMLPKNTLGRQMLSKLKVYSGDQHPHAAQQPVPFEITQVAQ; translated from the coding sequence GTGCGTACGTTCAGCCCCAAGCCCGGCGACATCTCGCGCCAGTGGCTCGTCATCGACGCCCAGGACGTTGTCCTCGGCCGTCTGGCGACCCAGGCCGCTGCCCTCCTGCGGGGTAAGCACAAGCCGACCTACGCCCCCCACATGGACATGGGCGACTTCGTCATCATCGTCAACGCCGACAAGGTTCACCTGTCCGGCAACAAGGCGACCCAGAAGATGGCGTACCGCCACTCGGGCTTCCCGGGCGGTCTCCGCTCGGTGCGCTACGACGACCTCCTGGCGAACAACCCGGAGAAGGCCGTCGAGAAGGCCATCAAGGGCATGCTCCCCAAGAACACCCTGGGCCGTCAGATGCTCTCGAAGCTGAAGGTCTACTCGGGCGACCAGCACCCCCACGCTGCCCAGCAGCCGGTGCCGTTCGAGATCACCCAGGTCGCGCAGTAG
- the rpsI gene encoding 30S ribosomal protein S9 yields the protein MAETTAETTPVEEFEGNVEEYTSESEVVVEGDYTSESLAGRFGDPQPAAGLGRRKNAIARVRIVPGTGKWKINGRTLEDYFPNKVHQQEVNEPFKLLELDNRYDVIARISGGGVSGQAGALRLGVARALNEADVDNNRPALKKAGFLSRDDRAVERKKAGLKKARKAPQYSKR from the coding sequence GTGGCCGAGACCACCGCCGAGACGACCCCCGTCGAAGAGTTCGAGGGCAACGTCGAGGAGTACACCAGCGAGTCCGAGGTCGTCGTCGAGGGCGACTACACCTCCGAGTCCCTTGCCGGTCGCTTCGGCGACCCCCAGCCGGCCGCCGGCCTGGGCCGTCGCAAGAACGCCATCGCCCGCGTCCGGATCGTTCCGGGCACCGGCAAGTGGAAGATCAACGGTCGCACCCTTGAGGACTACTTCCCCAACAAGGTGCACCAGCAGGAAGTCAACGAGCCGTTCAAGCTCCTGGAGCTGGACAACCGTTACGACGTCATCGCCCGCATCTCGGGTGGCGGCGTTTCCGGCCAGGCCGGCGCCCTGCGCCTCGGTGTGGCCCGTGCGCTGAACGAGGCGGACGTGGACAACAACCGCCCGGCGCTGAAGAAGGCCGGCTTCCTCTCCCGCGACGACCGTGCGGTCGAGCGCAAGAAGGCCGGTCTCAAGAAGGCCCGTAAGGCTCCGCAGTACAGCAAGCGTTAA
- the glmM gene encoding phosphoglucosamine mutase yields MGRLFGTDGVRGVANADLTAELALGLSVAAAHVLAEAGTFAGHRATAVVGRDPRASGEFLEAAVVAGLASAGVDVLRVGVLPTPAVAYLTGALGADLGVMLSASHNAMPDNGIKFFARGGHKLADDLEGRIESVYEEHRTGAPWDRPTGSGVGRVSDYDEGFDKYVAHLIGVLPNRLEGLKVVLDEAHGAAARVSPEAFTRAGAEIITIGAEPNGLNINDGCGSTHLGLLKQAVVEHGADFGIAHDGDADRCLAVDGNGEEVDGDQILAVLALAMREAGQLRENTVVGTVMSNLGFKLAMEGEGIQVVQTGVGDRYVLESMKEHGYALGGEQSGHVIILDHATTGDGTLTGLMLAARVAATGRSLADLAGVMQRLPQVLINVPDVDRSRVTISAELAAAVNDAERELGTTGRVLLRPSGTEPLVRVMVEAADIEQARAVAGRLADVVKSALG; encoded by the coding sequence GTGGGACGACTCTTCGGGACGGACGGTGTACGGGGCGTTGCCAACGCGGATCTGACGGCCGAGCTCGCGCTCGGTCTCTCCGTGGCGGCCGCACACGTACTGGCCGAGGCGGGCACGTTCGCCGGTCATCGGGCCACCGCGGTGGTCGGCCGCGATCCGCGCGCGTCCGGTGAGTTCCTGGAGGCCGCGGTCGTCGCCGGCCTCGCGAGCGCGGGCGTGGACGTCCTGCGCGTCGGTGTGCTGCCCACCCCGGCGGTGGCGTATCTCACCGGTGCGCTGGGCGCCGACCTCGGCGTGATGCTGTCCGCCAGCCACAACGCGATGCCCGACAACGGCATCAAGTTCTTCGCGCGCGGCGGCCACAAGCTGGCCGACGACCTGGAGGGCCGGATCGAGTCCGTCTACGAGGAGCACCGCACCGGCGCTCCCTGGGACCGGCCCACCGGCTCCGGCGTCGGCCGGGTCTCCGACTACGACGAGGGCTTCGACAAGTACGTCGCGCACCTCATCGGTGTCCTGCCCAACCGCCTCGAAGGCCTCAAGGTCGTTCTCGACGAGGCGCACGGCGCGGCCGCCCGGGTCTCGCCCGAGGCGTTCACGCGGGCCGGCGCGGAGATCATCACGATCGGCGCCGAGCCGAACGGCCTGAACATCAACGACGGCTGCGGCTCCACCCACCTCGGGCTGCTCAAGCAGGCCGTCGTCGAGCACGGAGCCGACTTCGGCATCGCGCACGACGGCGACGCCGACCGCTGCCTGGCCGTGGACGGCAACGGCGAGGAGGTCGACGGCGACCAGATCCTCGCCGTGCTGGCGCTGGCCATGCGCGAGGCGGGCCAGCTCCGCGAGAACACCGTCGTCGGCACCGTGATGTCGAACCTCGGCTTCAAGCTGGCCATGGAGGGCGAGGGCATCCAGGTCGTGCAGACCGGTGTCGGCGACCGCTACGTGCTGGAGTCGATGAAGGAGCACGGCTACGCGCTGGGCGGCGAGCAGTCCGGCCACGTGATCATCCTCGACCACGCGACCACCGGCGACGGCACGCTGACCGGCCTGATGCTGGCCGCCCGCGTCGCCGCCACCGGCCGGTCCCTGGCCGACCTGGCCGGGGTCATGCAGCGGCTGCCGCAGGTCCTCATCAACGTCCCGGACGTGGACAGGTCCCGGGTCACCATCTCGGCCGAGCTGGCGGCGGCGGTCAACGACGCCGAACGCGAGCTGGGCACCACCGGCCGCGTGCTGCTCCGTCCGTCCGGCACGGAGCCGCTCGTACGGGTGATGGTGGAGGCCGCCGACATCGAGCAGGCCCGCGCGGTCGCGGGGCGGCTCGCGGACGTGGTGAAGTCGGCCCTCGGCTGA
- a CDS encoding DUF389 domain-containing protein produces MLHLRMIIPPERTDAVVDVVESTVGTAHLVVLPGAGRDPRGDLVLCDVAREAGDELLQELRALKIDEDGSIAVENIDLSLSRRADAAEEEAPGEGADAVLWEQLTEATHEESTLTITYCAFMMLATMIAACGVVLDNAILIVGAMAVGPEFGPLAGVCTAVVRGVPRLALRSLGALLIGFALAIVATTVFTLGMDWIGQFDRTMLDSPRPNTGFIWKPDPLSFVVSLLAGVAGVLSLTSAKSGALVGVAISVTTVPAAANAAVALGYGEFAQMWGSAEQLMVNLGGIMLAGILTLAGQKLLWRTQRGWIRHGKS; encoded by the coding sequence ATGCTGCATCTGCGGATGATCATCCCGCCCGAACGCACGGACGCCGTCGTCGACGTCGTGGAGTCCACGGTCGGCACCGCCCACCTCGTCGTCCTGCCCGGCGCCGGCCGTGACCCCCGCGGCGATCTCGTCCTGTGCGACGTCGCCCGGGAGGCCGGTGACGAACTCCTTCAGGAACTCCGGGCCCTGAAGATCGACGAGGACGGCTCGATCGCCGTCGAGAACATCGACCTGTCGCTGTCGAGGCGGGCCGACGCGGCCGAGGAGGAGGCTCCGGGCGAGGGCGCCGACGCCGTGTTGTGGGAGCAACTGACCGAGGCGACCCACGAGGAGTCCACCCTCACCATCACCTACTGCGCTTTCATGATGCTCGCGACGATGATCGCGGCCTGTGGCGTGGTCCTCGACAACGCGATCCTGATCGTGGGCGCGATGGCGGTCGGCCCGGAGTTCGGCCCGCTCGCCGGGGTCTGCACGGCGGTCGTACGGGGCGTCCCCCGGCTCGCCCTGCGCTCGCTGGGCGCGCTGCTGATCGGTTTCGCCCTCGCGATCGTCGCCACCACGGTGTTCACCCTGGGGATGGACTGGATCGGCCAGTTCGACAGGACGATGCTGGACAGCCCCCGGCCGAACACCGGCTTCATCTGGAAGCCGGATCCGCTCTCCTTCGTGGTCTCGCTGCTCGCGGGCGTGGCCGGGGTGCTCTCGCTGACCTCCGCGAAGTCCGGGGCGCTGGTCGGCGTGGCGATCTCGGTCACCACCGTCCCGGCGGCCGCGAACGCCGCCGTGGCCCTCGGCTACGGGGAGTTCGCCCAGATGTGGGGCTCCGCGGAGCAGTTGATGGTGAACCTCGGCGGCATCATGCTCGCCGGCATCCTGACCCTGGCCGGGCAGAAACTGCTGTGGCGGACCCAGCGAGGCTGGATCCGCCACGGGAAGAGCTGA
- the coaA gene encoding type I pantothenate kinase: MITSPPRSTPDRATERAGHRRAPDASPYVDLTRAEWSALRERTPLPLTAEEVERLRGLGDVIDLDEVRDVYLPLSRLLNLYVGATNNLRGTLNTFLGDAGNGHGAQTGTPFVIGVAGSVAVGKSTVARLLQALLARWPEHPRVELVTTDGFLYPMKELQRRGLTARKGFPESYDRRALTRFVADIKAGKDEVTAPVYSHLIYDIVPGEQLVVRRPDILIVEGLNVLQPALPGKDGRTRVGLADYFDFSVYVDARPEDIERWYLGRFRKLRETAFQNPFSYFRKYTQVSEEEAMEYAQTMWRTINKPNLLENVAPTRGRATLVVRKGPDHKVQKLSLRKL, encoded by the coding sequence GTGATCACTTCGCCGCCACGAAGCACGCCGGACCGCGCAACGGAGCGCGCCGGCCATCGCCGGGCTCCCGACGCCTCCCCGTACGTCGACCTCACCCGGGCCGAGTGGAGCGCCCTGCGCGAACGGACCCCGCTCCCCCTCACCGCCGAGGAGGTCGAGCGGCTCCGGGGTCTGGGGGACGTGATCGACCTCGACGAGGTACGGGACGTCTACCTGCCGCTGTCGCGCCTGCTCAACCTGTACGTCGGCGCCACCAACAACCTCCGCGGCACCCTGAACACCTTCCTCGGTGACGCGGGCAACGGCCACGGCGCCCAGACGGGCACCCCCTTCGTCATAGGGGTCGCCGGGTCCGTCGCGGTCGGCAAGTCCACCGTGGCCCGCCTCCTCCAGGCCCTGCTGGCCCGCTGGCCCGAGCACCCGCGCGTGGAGCTCGTCACCACGGACGGCTTCCTGTACCCGATGAAGGAACTCCAGCGCCGCGGCCTGACCGCCCGCAAGGGCTTCCCCGAGTCGTACGACCGGCGCGCGCTGACCCGTTTCGTCGCGGACATCAAGGCGGGCAAGGACGAGGTCACCGCCCCCGTCTACTCCCACCTGATCTACGACATCGTCCCGGGCGAGCAGCTCGTCGTGCGCCGCCCGGACATCCTGATCGTCGAGGGGCTCAACGTGCTCCAGCCGGCCCTGCCCGGCAAGGACGGCCGCACCCGCGTGGGTCTCGCCGATTACTTCGACTTCAGCGTGTACGTGGACGCGCGCCCCGAGGACATCGAGCGCTGGTACCTGGGCCGCTTCCGGAAGTTGCGCGAGACCGCCTTCCAGAACCCCTTCTCCTACTTCCGCAAGTACACGCAGGTCTCCGAGGAGGAGGCCATGGAGTACGCGCAGACCATGTGGCGGACCATCAACAAGCCGAACCTGCTGGAGAACGTGGCGCCCACCCGCGGCCGGGCCACGCTCGTCGTCCGCAAGGGCCCGGACCACAAGGTCCAGAAGTTGAGCCTGCGAAAGCTCTGA
- the glmS gene encoding glutamine--fructose-6-phosphate transaminase (isomerizing), translating into MCGIVGYVGAQSALDVVIAGLKRLEYRGYDSAGVAVLADGKLSSAKKAGKLVNLEKELVGHPLPAGSTGLGHTRWATHGGPTDVNAHPHLDNAGRVAVVHNGIIENFAELRADLAERGHRLESETDTEVVAHLLAERFEVCGDLTEAMRQVCRLLQGAFTLVAVHADQPDVVVGARRNSPLVVGVGENENFLASDVAAFIAHTRSAIELGQDQVVELRRDGVTVTNFDGSVASVRAYHVDWDASAAEKGGYDYFMLKEIAEQPKAVADTLLGRIDASGMLTLDEVRIPPSVLREVDKVVIVACGTAYHAGMIAKLAIEHWTRIPCETELASEFRYRDPILDQRTLVIAISQSGETMDTLMALRHAREQGAKVLAVCNTNGSTIPRESDAVLYTHAGPEVAVASTKAFLTQLVACYLVALYLGQVRGTKWGDEIESVIRELSDIAAAVDTVLETMEPVRQLARSLADKNTVLFLGRHVGYPVALEGALKLKELAYMHAEGFAAGELKHGPIALIEPDLPVVVVVPSPRGRSVLHDKIVSNIQEIRARGARTIVIAEEGDEAVVPYADHLIRIPATPTLLQPLVATVPLQVFACELATARGNEVDQPRNLAKSVTVE; encoded by the coding sequence ATGTGCGGAATTGTGGGTTACGTAGGAGCGCAATCTGCGCTCGATGTGGTCATCGCCGGACTCAAGCGGCTGGAATACCGCGGCTACGACTCGGCGGGCGTCGCCGTGCTCGCGGACGGGAAACTCTCCTCCGCGAAGAAGGCCGGAAAGCTCGTCAACCTGGAGAAGGAACTGGTCGGGCACCCGCTGCCGGCCGGGTCCACGGGCCTGGGGCACACGCGGTGGGCGACCCACGGCGGGCCCACCGACGTCAACGCGCACCCCCATCTCGACAACGCGGGCCGCGTGGCCGTCGTGCACAACGGGATCATCGAGAACTTCGCCGAGCTGCGCGCCGACCTGGCCGAGCGCGGGCACCGCCTGGAGTCCGAGACGGACACCGAGGTGGTCGCCCACCTGCTGGCGGAGCGGTTCGAGGTCTGCGGGGACCTCACCGAGGCGATGCGGCAGGTGTGCCGGCTCCTCCAGGGGGCGTTCACGCTGGTCGCGGTGCACGCCGACCAACCGGACGTGGTGGTCGGGGCGCGCCGCAACTCGCCCCTGGTGGTGGGCGTCGGGGAGAACGAGAACTTCCTGGCCTCCGACGTGGCCGCCTTCATCGCCCACACCCGGTCCGCGATCGAGCTGGGCCAGGACCAGGTCGTCGAACTGCGCCGCGACGGGGTCACGGTGACCAACTTCGACGGCTCGGTCGCGTCCGTGCGGGCGTACCACGTCGACTGGGACGCCTCGGCAGCCGAGAAGGGAGGGTACGACTACTTCATGCTCAAGGAGATCGCCGAGCAGCCGAAGGCCGTCGCCGACACCCTCCTGGGCCGCATCGACGCGAGCGGCATGCTGACCCTCGACGAGGTGCGCATCCCGCCGTCCGTGCTGCGCGAGGTGGACAAGGTCGTGATCGTGGCCTGCGGTACGGCGTACCACGCGGGCATGATCGCGAAGCTGGCCATCGAGCACTGGACCCGCATCCCCTGCGAGACGGAACTCGCCAGCGAGTTCCGCTACCGCGATCCGATCCTCGACCAGCGGACGCTGGTGATCGCGATCTCGCAGTCCGGCGAGACCATGGACACCCTGATGGCGCTGCGCCACGCGCGCGAGCAGGGCGCCAAGGTACTGGCCGTCTGCAACACGAACGGCTCGACGATCCCGCGCGAATCGGACGCCGTGCTGTACACGCACGCCGGCCCGGAGGTGGCCGTCGCCTCGACGAAGGCGTTCCTCACGCAGCTGGTGGCCTGCTACCTGGTGGCGCTGTACCTCGGGCAGGTGCGGGGAACCAAGTGGGGCGACGAGATCGAGTCGGTGATCCGGGAGCTGTCGGACATCGCGGCGGCCGTGGACACCGTCCTGGAGACGATGGAGCCGGTACGGCAGCTCGCGCGCTCGCTCGCCGACAAGAACACCGTGCTCTTCCTCGGCCGGCACGTCGGCTACCCGGTGGCGCTGGAGGGCGCGCTCAAGCTCAAGGAACTGGCGTACATGCACGCCGAGGGCTTCGCGGCGGGCGAGCTGAAGCACGGTCCGATCGCGCTGATCGAGCCGGACCTGCCGGTGGTGGTGGTCGTGCCGTCGCCGCGCGGACGTTCCGTGCTGCACGACAAGATCGTGTCGAACATCCAGGAGATCCGGGCGCGCGGTGCGCGGACGATCGTCATCGCGGAGGAGGGCGACGAGGCGGTGGTCCCGTACGCCGACCACCTGATCCGGATCCCGGCGACGCCCACGCTGCTCCAACCGCTGGTGGCGACCGTTCCGTTGCAGGTGTTCGCGTGCGAGCTGGCGACGGCGCGGGGCAACGAGGTGGACCAGCCGCGTAACCTCGCCAAGTCGGTGACCGTGGAGTGA
- a CDS encoding holo-ACP synthase, translating to MIVGVGIDVAEIERFGAALERTPNLARRLFLDSELTLPSGERRGTASLAARFAAKEALAKALGAPSGLLWTDAEVYVEDTGQPRLRVSGTVEARALALGVKSWHISLSHDAGVASAVVIAEG from the coding sequence GTGATTGTCGGTGTGGGGATTGACGTTGCCGAGATCGAGCGGTTCGGCGCCGCGCTGGAGCGAACGCCGAACCTGGCCCGACGGCTCTTCCTCGACTCCGAGTTGACGCTGCCGAGCGGCGAGCGGCGCGGCACCGCCTCGCTCGCCGCCCGGTTCGCGGCCAAGGAGGCGCTGGCCAAGGCGCTCGGCGCGCCCAGTGGACTGCTGTGGACCGACGCCGAGGTGTACGTGGAGGACACGGGACAGCCCCGGCTGCGGGTGTCGGGGACCGTCGAGGCCCGGGCGCTGGCCCTGGGGGTGAAGTCCTGGCACATCTCGCTCAGCCACGACGCCGGCGTGGCGTCGGCCGTGGTGATCGCCGAGGGGTAG